A genomic stretch from Astatotilapia calliptera chromosome 4, fAstCal1.2, whole genome shotgun sequence includes:
- the bcl2l12 gene encoding uncharacterized protein bcl2l12 isoform X2: protein MSDSEGRRSSVSSISLIEIKSETHLVLQAFLHRSLLIPLKERPGRVGGAYNDHHKYSSNPKPKTKDERNPQVVTSGDEKKTGFKDLIKQLPHRNSTQRPAKDPEGSLGRKSKAKPAHLKDKSEDDTSCTSEEDESEKKLKKKLSQKNIKQKLSKIFSLRLQKDKDKQERPSHPQRPDTLPINKKPEPTPNVISPNHPPEFYSNVAEKLEKIAQKSTSIKRNSPKTQPPTVCDKETIVQELVKVLSSEGDSINTVIQSDRFLRSSLTRLSYASFSKLLDAVSSSHVAETLSQQPTASPTLQRMAVSMEVSRRIVTATGTQRMQGYAECYMENFAPWLKSNGGWENAVTLDAHLEYD from the exons ATGTCAGACTCTGAAGGACGCCGCTCATCTGTGTCCTCCATCTCTTTGATTGAGATTAAGAGTGAGACTCATTTAGTGCTCCAAGCTTTTCTACATCGCTCCCTTTTAATTCCTCTGAAAGAGAGGCCTGGGAGGGTAGGAGGGGCCTACAACGATCACCACAAGTACAG TTCCAacccaaaaccaaaaacaaaggaTGAGCGGAATCCTCAGGTTGTCACTTCAGGAGATGAAAAAAAGACTGGATTCAAAGACCTCATAAAGCAACTGCCACATCGTAACAGCACACAACGTCCTGCCAAAGACCCTGAAGGCTCATTGGGCAGGAAGAGCAAAGCAAAACCTGCACACCTCAAAGACAAAAGCGAA gatgacACCTCCTGTACATCAGAAGAGgatgaaagtgaaaagaaactaaagaaaaagctcagccaaaaaaacatcaaacagaagctCTCCAAGATCTTCAGTTTAAGGTTACAGAAGGATAAGGACAAACAGGAGCGTCCGTCTCATCCGCAGCGACCTGACACATTACCAATTAACAAAAAACCGGAGCCTACACCAAATGTCATCTCTCCCA ATCACCCTCCTGAGTTCTACAGTAATGTGGCAGAGAAGCTGGAAAAGATTGCCCAGAAGTCTACCAGTATAAAGAGAAATAGTCCCAAAACACAGCCACCAACAG tatGTGATAAAGAAACAATAGTGCAGGAACTTGTCAAGGTGCTCTCTTCGGAAGGAGACTCTATCAATACTGTG ATCCAATCGGACCGTTTTCTTCGCTCCAGTTTGACCCGTCTTTCATATGCATCGTTTTCCAAACTCCTGGATGCTGTGAGCAGCAGTCATGTAGCTGAAACTCTTTCTCAGCAACCAACAGCCAGTCCTACACTGCAACGGATGGCTGTCAGCATGGAAGTATCACGGCGAATAGTGACAGCCACGGGAACTCAGCGGATGCAAGGCTATGCAGAGTGCTACATGGAGAACTTCGCCCCATGGCTGAAAAGCAATGGAGGATGG GAGAATGCAGTAACTTTGGATGCGCATCTAGAATATGACtga
- the bcl2l12 gene encoding uncharacterized protein bcl2l12 isoform X1, whose product MSDSEGRRSSVSSISLIEIKSETHLVLQAFLHRSLLIPLKERPGRVGGAYNDHHKYSSNPKPKTKDERNPQVVTSGDEKKTGFKDLIKQLPHRNSTQRPAKDPEGSLGRKSKAKPAHLKDKSEDDTSCTSEEDESEKKLKKKLSQKNIKQKLSKIFSLRLQKDKDKQERPSHPQRPDTLPINKKPEPTPNVISPNHPPEFYSNVAEKLEKIAQKSTSIKRNSPKTQPPTAVCDKETIVQELVKVLSSEGDSINTVIQSDRFLRSSLTRLSYASFSKLLDAVSSSHVAETLSQQPTASPTLQRMAVSMEVSRRIVTATGTQRMQGYAECYMENFAPWLKSNGGWENAVTLDAHLEYD is encoded by the exons ATGTCAGACTCTGAAGGACGCCGCTCATCTGTGTCCTCCATCTCTTTGATTGAGATTAAGAGTGAGACTCATTTAGTGCTCCAAGCTTTTCTACATCGCTCCCTTTTAATTCCTCTGAAAGAGAGGCCTGGGAGGGTAGGAGGGGCCTACAACGATCACCACAAGTACAG TTCCAacccaaaaccaaaaacaaaggaTGAGCGGAATCCTCAGGTTGTCACTTCAGGAGATGAAAAAAAGACTGGATTCAAAGACCTCATAAAGCAACTGCCACATCGTAACAGCACACAACGTCCTGCCAAAGACCCTGAAGGCTCATTGGGCAGGAAGAGCAAAGCAAAACCTGCACACCTCAAAGACAAAAGCGAA gatgacACCTCCTGTACATCAGAAGAGgatgaaagtgaaaagaaactaaagaaaaagctcagccaaaaaaacatcaaacagaagctCTCCAAGATCTTCAGTTTAAGGTTACAGAAGGATAAGGACAAACAGGAGCGTCCGTCTCATCCGCAGCGACCTGACACATTACCAATTAACAAAAAACCGGAGCCTACACCAAATGTCATCTCTCCCA ATCACCCTCCTGAGTTCTACAGTAATGTGGCAGAGAAGCTGGAAAAGATTGCCCAGAAGTCTACCAGTATAAAGAGAAATAGTCCCAAAACACAGCCACCAACAG cagtatGTGATAAAGAAACAATAGTGCAGGAACTTGTCAAGGTGCTCTCTTCGGAAGGAGACTCTATCAATACTGTG ATCCAATCGGACCGTTTTCTTCGCTCCAGTTTGACCCGTCTTTCATATGCATCGTTTTCCAAACTCCTGGATGCTGTGAGCAGCAGTCATGTAGCTGAAACTCTTTCTCAGCAACCAACAGCCAGTCCTACACTGCAACGGATGGCTGTCAGCATGGAAGTATCACGGCGAATAGTGACAGCCACGGGAACTCAGCGGATGCAAGGCTATGCAGAGTGCTACATGGAGAACTTCGCCCCATGGCTGAAAAGCAATGGAGGATGG GAGAATGCAGTAACTTTGGATGCGCATCTAGAATATGACtga